Proteins found in one Vagococcus carniphilus genomic segment:
- a CDS encoding ATP-dependent Clp protease ATP-binding subunit: protein MLCQNCQSNEATIHLYTNVQGQKKQVDLCQQCYRQIKQQEDLAHRERMMQDPYGFGSLNDLFRQLSEQNRNQQASQPNTPPTQAGRMGPPMPPTQGGNSILQEFGENLTQEARDGKIDPVIGRDEEITRVIEILNRRTKNNPVLIGEPGVGKTAVVEGLALKIVEGNVPQKLLEKEVIRLDVASLVQGTGIRGQFEERMQNLINELKENDSVILFIDEVHEIVGAGNAGDGNMDAGNILKPALARGELQMVGATTLNEYRIIEKDAALERRMQPVRVDEPSEEETITILKGIQKRYEDFHHVAYTDEAIIGAVKLSSRFIQDRQLPDKAIDLLDETGSKKNLTIQALDPKVIEQRLNEAEKQKQLASKEEDFERAAYYRDQVAKLTKLQETQVADEDVPTVTIKDMEQVVEAKTGIPVGDLKEKEQTQMKNLDKDIKQHVIGQDEAVDKVSRAIRRNRIGLNKKNRPIGSFLFVGPTGVGKTELAKQLAFELFGAKDSMVRFDMSEYMEKHSVAKLIGSPPGYVGYEEAGQLTERIRRNPYSLILLDEIEKAHPDVLHMFLQILDDGRLTDAKGRTVSFKDTIIIMTSNAGTGAIEASVGFGAAKDGTSQSVLGQLSNFFKPEFLNRFDGIIEFSPLSKENLLSIVSLMLDDVNSLLENQEIHIDTTQEVKEKLVELGYDPKMGARPLRRVIQEHIEDGIADFYLDHPTTKSLEAVLVDDKIVVTEKKQAE, encoded by the coding sequence ATGCTTTGTCAAAATTGTCAATCAAATGAAGCAACTATTCATCTATATACAAACGTCCAAGGTCAAAAGAAACAAGTCGATCTTTGCCAACAATGCTACAGACAAATTAAGCAACAAGAAGACTTAGCTCATCGTGAACGCATGATGCAAGATCCTTATGGTTTTGGTTCACTTAACGATTTATTCCGTCAATTATCAGAACAAAATAGAAATCAACAAGCAAGTCAACCAAATACACCACCAACTCAAGCTGGAAGAATGGGACCTCCTATGCCTCCAACTCAAGGTGGAAATTCGATTTTACAAGAGTTTGGTGAAAATCTAACTCAAGAAGCAAGAGATGGAAAAATTGATCCAGTTATTGGACGAGATGAAGAAATTACAAGAGTAATCGAAATACTAAATAGAAGAACTAAAAATAATCCTGTTCTGATAGGGGAACCTGGTGTTGGTAAAACAGCTGTTGTAGAAGGATTAGCTCTAAAAATTGTCGAAGGTAATGTCCCTCAAAAACTACTTGAAAAAGAAGTCATTCGTTTAGATGTTGCGTCTCTTGTTCAAGGAACAGGCATTCGTGGACAGTTTGAAGAAAGAATGCAAAATCTAATCAATGAGTTAAAAGAAAACGATTCTGTTATCCTTTTCATAGACGAAGTTCACGAAATTGTCGGTGCTGGTAATGCTGGTGACGGTAACATGGATGCAGGAAATATCTTAAAACCTGCTTTAGCTCGTGGCGAACTTCAAATGGTCGGAGCTACCACTTTAAATGAATATCGAATCATTGAAAAAGACGCAGCCCTTGAAAGAAGAATGCAACCTGTTCGTGTGGATGAACCTTCTGAAGAAGAAACGATTACTATTCTAAAAGGAATTCAAAAACGTTACGAAGATTTTCACCATGTTGCTTATACAGATGAAGCAATCATTGGAGCTGTTAAGTTATCTAGTCGTTTTATTCAAGACAGACAACTACCTGATAAGGCTATTGATTTATTAGATGAGACTGGCTCAAAGAAAAACTTAACAATTCAAGCACTTGACCCTAAAGTGATCGAGCAACGTTTAAATGAAGCCGAGAAACAAAAACAACTAGCTTCTAAGGAAGAAGACTTTGAGCGCGCTGCTTATTACCGCGACCAAGTGGCTAAGCTAACAAAACTCCAAGAAACTCAAGTTGCTGATGAGGATGTACCAACTGTTACTATTAAAGATATGGAACAAGTTGTTGAAGCAAAAACAGGTATTCCTGTTGGTGACTTAAAAGAAAAAGAACAAACTCAAATGAAAAACTTGGACAAAGACATCAAGCAACATGTCATCGGACAAGATGAAGCCGTCGATAAAGTATCCCGTGCTATTCGTCGTAACCGAATTGGCTTAAACAAAAAGAACCGACCAATTGGTTCATTCCTATTTGTTGGACCAACTGGTGTCGGAAAAACTGAGCTTGCTAAACAACTTGCCTTTGAACTTTTTGGTGCCAAAGACAGTATGGTTCGTTTTGATATGAGTGAGTATATGGAAAAACACAGTGTGGCTAAACTGATTGGTTCTCCTCCTGGTTATGTGGGATATGAAGAAGCTGGTCAATTGACTGAACGCATCAGAAGAAATCCATATAGTTTAATTCTATTGGATGAAATTGAAAAAGCTCATCCTGATGTTTTACATATGTTCCTTCAAATTTTAGATGATGGTCGTTTAACAGATGCTAAAGGAAGAACTGTTAGCTTTAAAGATACAATCATTATTATGACAAGTAACGCGGGAACTGGTGCCATTGAAGCAAGTGTAGGATTTGGCGCAGCTAAAGATGGAACTTCTCAATCTGTTTTAGGTCAATTAAGTAACTTCTTTAAACCAGAATTTTTAAACAGATTTGATGGGATCATCGAATTTTCTCCGTTATCTAAAGAAAACTTATTATCTATTGTTTCCTTAATGCTTGATGATGTGAACAGTTTACTAGAAAATCAAGAAATTCATATTGATACCACTCAAGAAGTGAAAGAAAAATTAGTCGAACTTGGTTATGACCCTAAAATGGGGGCTAGACCTTTAAGACGAGTTATTCAAGAACACATTGAAGATGGCATTGCTGATTTCTATCTTGATCATCCAACAACTAAATCACTAGAAGCTGTTTTAGTTGATGATAAAATTGTTGTGACAGAGAAAAAACAGGCAGAATAA
- a CDS encoding DUF2304 domain-containing protein: MDILSITMIFFSLIFLIFIIKLIRNATFTLEHSLMWLGIGIIMLVFSVFPSIPEKFSELLGFETMSNFLLVMAVLFSLIQLIIFTKHITKQSNDIKTLVQEVSILKEKIERKDK, encoded by the coding sequence ATGGATATTTTATCAATAACGATGATTTTTTTCTCTCTTATATTTTTAATTTTTATTATTAAGCTAATCAGAAATGCGACATTTACTCTAGAGCATTCACTTATGTGGTTAGGTATTGGTATTATTATGTTAGTATTTTCAGTTTTTCCAAGTATTCCCGAAAAATTTTCTGAATTGCTAGGCTTTGAAACAATGTCTAATTTTTTATTAGTAATGGCTGTTTTATTTAGTTTAATTCAGTTAATTATTTTTACGAAACATATTACTAAACAGTCCAATGATATAAAAACGCTCGTTCAAGAAGTGTCAATTTTAAAAGAAAAGATAGAAAGAAAGGATAAATAA
- a CDS encoding CDP-glycerol glycerophosphotransferase family protein has protein sequence MLNKKVKNTIKNKMSKSYEFKYLKYLKHKSIEENQILLESTQSRDFSGHVLYVCKDLAERYPQMQLVISIVPEKKDWLQLLLKKQNITDKVKVVEFLSKDYFLALATSKYLINDTTFWSFFNKRPEQVYINIWHGTPLKKLGKDMNLDGFGNVQKNFLASDYLVVSNDYTKDKLVESYNLNNIASTKVVVAPSARNSILFDDLVREKVRNELDLDNKKVYMYMPTYRDEGTSISYTEKALLALDKNLTDNEVLFVKLHPFDAEKMTLNIHDLKHVKPFPSKYETYEFLTAVDTLITDYSSIMYDFLCTNRSTILFTYDKAAYYKQRGLYEDIADYPFLKVSTIDELITHLRDEDELTDKNFQDKYISNDNLEGTKELVDYLFSGKACSNIKEFSLRNEKDNVVFFAGPLWDNGITQAFFNTLDAIDLEENNYILHLKDKSVKYAHKYKLKELQIPYILTSGVAQYSFFEGIFTHLYLKKEWFGNKFMRKTIETVVMKMYRLDFRRMFNNLEINHFIHYTGFERAYAAMTQAISGEKIKTTIFYHTDMFEEYDAKKNINKKVLKNSYEKVDQVVLVNEELRERLVSNYPKIKNIKILDNFLGTDKIIEASEESLFTSLLDTSITHYGGIKKTIHDSLPVQIKEDNSFTPIDRLFKTIIQRRNIGESDLIPNVKKYKSELDGIFQSKYTELFKVTDSLEITNEELGYIYGLSKLKLIDDLLDPNVKVFSNIGRFDKQKGHDRLLTAFEEVHKHHPNTRLVIIAPHGPLKNQTINQAKESSANEHIYIVGGMQNPYSLLKYCEAFVFTSLYEGLGLVVFESLAVNTNVITVEIPATSRGLQKGQPENAAPVAMVVKNDQESITKGWLDYLDNEQIFSPYDFDKVEQESLASWEDVIKPL, from the coding sequence ATGTTAAACAAAAAAGTGAAAAATACAATAAAAAATAAAATGTCAAAATCTTATGAGTTTAAATATCTGAAGTATCTTAAGCATAAATCAATTGAGGAAAACCAAATTTTACTTGAATCAACACAAAGTAGAGATTTTAGTGGTCATGTTCTTTATGTCTGCAAAGACTTAGCGGAAAGATATCCTCAAATGCAATTAGTTATTTCGATTGTTCCAGAAAAAAAAGATTGGCTTCAATTATTATTAAAGAAACAAAATATTACTGATAAAGTAAAAGTAGTTGAATTTTTAAGTAAAGATTATTTTTTGGCCTTAGCTACAAGTAAGTATCTGATTAATGACACAACTTTTTGGTCATTTTTTAATAAGAGACCTGAGCAAGTTTACATTAATATATGGCATGGAACGCCCCTAAAAAAATTAGGAAAAGACATGAATTTGGACGGATTTGGAAATGTTCAAAAGAATTTTTTAGCTTCTGATTATTTAGTCGTTAGTAACGACTATACGAAAGATAAATTAGTTGAAAGTTATAACTTAAATAATATTGCAAGTACAAAAGTTGTTGTCGCACCTTCTGCAAGAAACTCTATATTATTTGATGATTTAGTTAGAGAAAAAGTTAGAAATGAGCTAGATTTAGATAATAAAAAAGTTTATATGTACATGCCAACTTATAGAGATGAAGGAACATCAATCTCTTATACAGAAAAAGCATTATTAGCTCTGGATAAAAACTTAACCGATAACGAAGTATTATTTGTAAAACTACATCCGTTTGATGCTGAAAAGATGACTTTAAATATTCATGATTTGAAACATGTAAAACCTTTTCCAAGTAAATATGAAACGTATGAGTTTCTAACAGCGGTGGATACTTTAATAACAGATTATAGTTCTATTATGTACGATTTCTTGTGTACAAATAGATCAACAATCTTATTTACTTATGATAAAGCAGCTTATTATAAGCAAAGAGGATTATATGAAGATATTGCTGATTACCCTTTCTTAAAAGTAAGTACTATTGACGAATTGATTACTCATCTAAGAGATGAGGATGAGCTAACAGACAAAAATTTCCAAGATAAGTACATTAGTAATGATAACTTAGAAGGAACAAAAGAGTTAGTAGACTATCTATTCTCAGGTAAAGCTTGTAGCAACATCAAAGAATTTAGTTTGAGAAATGAGAAGGATAACGTAGTATTCTTTGCTGGACCACTTTGGGATAATGGAATTACGCAAGCTTTTTTCAATACATTGGATGCAATTGATTTAGAAGAAAATAACTATATCTTGCATTTGAAAGATAAAAGCGTGAAGTATGCACATAAATATAAATTAAAAGAGCTACAAATTCCTTATATATTGACATCCGGTGTAGCTCAGTACAGTTTTTTTGAAGGTATTTTCACCCACCTGTATTTGAAGAAGGAATGGTTTGGAAACAAATTCATGAGAAAAACAATTGAAACAGTTGTTATGAAAATGTACCGTTTAGATTTTCGACGAATGTTTAATAATTTGGAAATTAATCATTTTATTCATTACACAGGATTTGAACGTGCGTATGCAGCGATGACTCAAGCTATTTCTGGTGAAAAAATAAAAACAACTATTTTTTATCATACAGATATGTTCGAAGAGTACGATGCTAAAAAAAATATCAATAAAAAAGTCTTGAAAAATAGTTATGAAAAAGTTGATCAAGTTGTTCTGGTTAATGAGGAATTAAGAGAAAGATTGGTTTCTAATTATCCTAAAATAAAAAATATAAAAATTTTAGATAATTTCCTTGGAACAGATAAGATCATAGAAGCATCAGAAGAAAGCTTATTTACATCACTATTAGATACATCAATTACTCATTATGGCGGAATTAAGAAAACAATTCATGATTCTTTACCTGTTCAAATTAAAGAAGACAATTCTTTTACTCCAATTGACCGATTGTTTAAAACAATTATTCAAAGACGAAACATTGGTGAAAGTGATTTAATTCCTAATGTTAAAAAGTATAAAAGTGAACTAGATGGAATTTTTCAATCGAAATATACAGAGTTGTTTAAAGTGACAGACAGTTTAGAAATTACAAACGAAGAGTTAGGTTATATTTATGGATTATCTAAATTAAAACTGATTGATGATTTGTTGGATCCTAATGTGAAGGTGTTTTCTAATATCGGTCGTTTTGATAAGCAAAAAGGACATGATCGTTTGTTGACTGCATTTGAAGAAGTTCATAAACATCATCCGAATACAAGATTAGTTATAATTGCTCCACATGGACCTTTAAAAAATCAAACAATTAATCAAGCTAAAGAGTCTTCTGCCAATGAGCATATTTATATTGTTGGTGGAATGCAAAACCCATATTCACTTTTAAAATATTGTGAAGCTTTTGTTTTTACAAGTTTATATGAGGGATTAGGTTTGGTAGTATTTGAATCATTAGCTGTTAATACAAATGTCATAACAGTTGAGATTCCAGCTACTTCACGTGGATTACAAAAAGGACAGCCTGAAAATGCTGCACCGGTTGCGATGGTAGTAAAAAATGATCAAGAAAGTATTACTAAAGGTTGGTTAGACTATCTAGATAATGAGCAAATTTTCAGTCCATATGATTTTGATAAAGTTGAACAAGAATCGTTAGCGAGTTGGGAAGATGTTATTAAGCCACTTTAA
- a CDS encoding EamA family transporter has product MLLFFVYVILSSSGIILFKLGSADLSIKMVSNQLNMNFPALSILGLLCYLVSFILWMIIISKSDVSFIVPLGLGLTNVLILVGSSVVLKETINIYGMVGIVLILAGTLLINKG; this is encoded by the coding sequence ATGTTATTATTTTTTGTTTACGTTATTTTATCTTCATCAGGTATCATTTTATTTAAGTTAGGTTCTGCTGACTTATCAATAAAAATGGTAAGTAATCAATTGAATATGAATTTTCCAGCTTTAAGTATTTTAGGATTACTTTGCTATTTAGTGAGTTTTATTCTATGGATGATTATCATTTCAAAATCTGATGTCAGTTTTATCGTTCCGTTAGGTTTAGGCTTAACCAATGTTTTAATTTTAGTTGGTTCATCCGTTGTGTTGAAAGAAACAATTAATATATATGGTATGGTAGGGATTGTTTTAATCCTTGCAGGCACATTACTTATTAATAAAGGTTAG
- a CDS encoding DUF1827 family protein, translating into MKLIDVTNSYAVLVSKQLENTDANLVKVYSLGKTLVVHSIADSHIEVVIVNKMREVKDFEVEHVLNEILERGIDSDDLDIIRTKGVVEISMPVAKKKKQANEK; encoded by the coding sequence ATGAAATTAATTGATGTAACAAACAGTTATGCAGTATTAGTTTCAAAGCAATTGGAAAATACAGATGCTAACTTAGTAAAAGTGTATTCTCTAGGAAAAACGCTTGTTGTTCACAGTATCGCTGATAGTCATATCGAAGTGGTCATTGTAAATAAAATGCGTGAAGTTAAAGACTTTGAAGTTGAGCATGTATTGAATGAAATTCTTGAAAGAGGAATTGATAGTGACGATTTGGACATCATACGAACGAAAGGTGTCGTCGAAATTTCAATGCCCGTAGCCAAAAAGAAAAAACAGGCCAATGAAAAATAA
- a CDS encoding glycosyltransferase family 2 protein has translation MNQLITIIIPCFNEEQAIQHFVDEMSKIEKQFEATNFEYIFINDGSTDNTLPVLKELSKVNEKYHYLSFSRNFGKEAALYAGLQHSTGDYVTVMDVDLQDPPSLLPKMYQLITEEKYDCVGTRRVSRKGEPKIRSFFARQFYRVINRISDVEIVDGARDYRLMTRQMVDAILEVKEYNRFSKGIFSWVGFDTYYLEFENVERTDGETSWSFWSLFKYSLDGIVAFSEFPLVFSAFVGLFSFVGAIIALIFIIIRALVYGDPTSGWPSLVCIILALGGLQLLCLGVVGQYLGKTFLETKRRPIYIIKESSKVNKDN, from the coding sequence ATGAATCAATTAATTACAATTATTATTCCTTGTTTCAATGAAGAACAGGCGATTCAACATTTTGTTGATGAAATGTCAAAAATCGAAAAACAATTTGAAGCAACGAATTTTGAGTATATTTTTATAAATGATGGCTCAACCGATAATACGCTACCTGTTTTAAAAGAGCTCTCAAAGGTAAATGAGAAGTATCATTATCTATCATTTTCTAGGAATTTTGGAAAAGAAGCAGCTCTATATGCGGGATTGCAACATTCTACTGGTGATTATGTAACGGTGATGGATGTGGATTTACAAGATCCCCCTTCTTTACTACCAAAAATGTATCAGTTGATCACAGAAGAAAAATACGATTGTGTAGGAACAAGACGTGTTAGTCGTAAAGGTGAGCCTAAAATCAGGTCTTTTTTCGCGCGTCAATTTTACCGAGTGATTAATCGGATTTCTGATGTGGAAATAGTAGATGGAGCCAGAGACTATCGTTTAATGACCAGACAGATGGTTGATGCCATTTTAGAAGTAAAAGAATACAATCGTTTTTCAAAAGGAATTTTTAGTTGGGTGGGTTTTGATACTTACTATTTGGAGTTTGAAAATGTGGAAAGAACAGACGGGGAAACTTCTTGGTCCTTTTGGAGTTTATTTAAATATTCTCTAGATGGGATTGTAGCATTCTCGGAATTTCCTCTAGTTTTTTCTGCGTTTGTTGGTTTGTTTTCATTTGTTGGAGCTATTATTGCTTTGATTTTTATTATTATCCGGGCGTTAGTGTATGGTGACCCAACTTCAGGATGGCCATCCCTTGTCTGTATTATTTTAGCCTTAGGCGGTTTGCAACTTCTATGTTTAGGCGTTGTGGGTCAATATTTAGGCAAAACTTTCTTAGAAACAAAAAGAAGACCGATTTATATTATTAAAGAGAGTAGTAAAGTGAATAAAGATAATTAA
- a CDS encoding peptide chain release factor 3 gives MGFNQQKEVERRRTFAIISHPDAGKTTITEQLLLFGGAIRSAGTVKGKKTGNFAKSDWMDIEKQRGISVTSSVMQFDFEDKRVNILDTPGHEDFSEDTYRTLMAVDSAVMVIDSAKGIEAQTKKLFQVCRMRGIPIFTFINKLDRDGREPLELLEELEEVLEIESYPMNWPIGMGKGFEGLYDIFNNRVEIHRPERYDGERFLPLNENHELEIDHPIKQLSIFDQVMDDAELLLEAGNEFSEEKIANGQLTPVFFGSALTNFGVETFLETFLKFAPAPSAHKTKDEGEVSPYSEDFSGFIFKIQANMNPAHRDRIAFVRICSGSFSRGMDVQLSRESKKIKLNNSTQFMADSREQVEEAVAGDIIGLYDTGTYQIGDTIYTGKEKVEFEDLPHFTPELFMRVTAKNVMKQKSFYKGLNQLVQEGAIQLYKTYLTEDFIIGAVGQLQFEVFKHRMQGEYNTEVIMDPMGTKIARWINPEQLDEKMSSSRNILARDRFDQPLFLFENQFAMRWFTDKYPEVELKSLL, from the coding sequence ATGGGGTTTAATCAACAAAAAGAAGTTGAGCGTAGAAGGACATTTGCTATCATTTCCCATCCGGATGCGGGGAAAACAACGATTACAGAGCAGTTACTATTGTTTGGGGGCGCTATTAGAAGCGCTGGTACAGTTAAGGGAAAGAAAACAGGTAACTTTGCTAAATCTGACTGGATGGATATTGAAAAACAAAGAGGGATTTCTGTAACAAGTTCTGTGATGCAGTTTGATTTTGAAGACAAACGCGTTAATATCTTGGATACACCAGGACATGAGGATTTCTCAGAGGATACTTATCGAACACTTATGGCCGTTGACAGTGCTGTTATGGTAATTGATAGCGCCAAAGGTATTGAAGCACAAACTAAAAAATTATTCCAAGTTTGTCGTATGCGTGGTATTCCTATTTTTACGTTCATCAATAAATTAGATAGAGATGGTCGTGAACCATTAGAGTTATTGGAAGAACTTGAAGAAGTTTTAGAAATCGAATCTTACCCAATGAACTGGCCAATTGGTATGGGTAAAGGGTTTGAAGGGTTATATGATATCTTTAATAACAGAGTAGAAATCCACCGTCCAGAGCGTTATGATGGCGAGCGTTTCTTACCATTAAATGAAAATCATGAACTTGAAATAGATCATCCAATCAAACAGCTTTCAATTTTTGATCAAGTGATGGATGATGCTGAGTTGTTATTAGAAGCAGGAAATGAATTTTCTGAAGAAAAAATTGCTAACGGACAATTAACACCTGTGTTCTTTGGTTCAGCTTTAACTAACTTTGGGGTAGAGACATTTTTAGAGACTTTCTTAAAATTTGCTCCAGCTCCATCAGCACATAAAACAAAAGATGAGGGAGAAGTGAGTCCTTATAGCGAAGACTTCTCAGGTTTTATCTTTAAAATCCAAGCTAATATGAACCCTGCTCACCGAGACAGAATTGCATTTGTCCGTATTTGTTCAGGCTCATTTAGTCGTGGGATGGACGTTCAATTATCTCGTGAGAGTAAAAAAATTAAATTAAATAATTCAACTCAATTTATGGCGGATTCTCGTGAACAGGTAGAAGAAGCAGTTGCGGGTGATATCATTGGTTTATACGATACAGGTACTTACCAAATTGGAGACACTATTTATACTGGGAAAGAAAAAGTAGAGTTCGAAGATTTACCTCACTTTACTCCAGAATTATTTATGCGAGTAACAGCTAAAAACGTTATGAAACAAAAGTCCTTCTACAAAGGGCTAAATCAATTAGTTCAAGAAGGTGCAATTCAGTTATATAAAACGTATTTGACAGAAGACTTTATTATCGGTGCTGTTGGACAACTTCAATTTGAAGTGTTCAAACATCGTATGCAAGGAGAATACAATACAGAAGTCATCATGGATCCTATGGGAACTAAGATTGCTCGTTGGATTAATCCTGAGCAATTAGATGAAAAAATGAGCTCTAGTCGAAATATTTTAGCTAGAGACCGTTTTGACCAACCACTATTTTTATTTGAAAATCAATTTGCAATGCGTTGGTTTACGGATAAATATCCGGAAGTGGAACTTAAGAGTTTATTGTAA